In the Podospora pseudocomata strain CBS 415.72m chromosome 5, whole genome shotgun sequence genome, one interval contains:
- a CDS encoding hypothetical protein (EggNog:ENOG503P2C0), producing MLPFLARLVAYEAFRDYKIIYELLTIKPPEGEMWVVQWKEHHLETPFFRSQPSEDIGTADAFSHRLPSLGLRAGYPTPPRHHDILAEGLHLMNQFESEATPVVYAGHTDPNTLATHYLLRNGADGQAAYHGQERRILVLDLF from the exons ATGCTTCCATTTCTGGCTAGACTTGTTGCATACGAAGCTTTCAGGGACTACAAAATCATTTACGAGCTTCTCACGATCAAGCCACCGGAAGGTGAGATGTGGGTGGTACAATGGAAGGAACATCATCTTGAGACGCCATTCTTTAGAAGTCAGCCAAGCGAGGATATCGGGACTGCCGATGCCTTTAGCCATCGACTGCCGTCACTGGGTCTACGAGCAGGatacccaacaccaccgagacATCATGATATTCTGGCAGAGGGTCTTCACCTTATGA ATCAATTCGAATCTGAAGCCACGCCGGTGGTCTATGCCGGACATACCGACCCAAATACGCTTGCTACACATTACCTACTCCGAAACGGCGCAGATGGCCAGGCAGCCTACCACGGCCAGGAGAGACGAATCTTGGTCCTTGACCTCTTCTGA
- a CDS encoding hypothetical protein (MEROPS:MER0006204; EggNog:ENOG503PCK9; COG:V): MTSRLDSILEKYVAQGNNTANKVLGASLVVANEDEVIYFGSAGRIKMAPDAPAFSTDSFSFVASMTKIITIICVLQIVERGLIGLEDDIRPLVPELASAQILKGFDEENGGVPILVENTVPITLRHLLTHTIGQGYDVGDPDLLRWSQYIGRTVNATTSTREGWDTPLKFEPGTGWYYGTAIDWAGFALEELTGTTLGEYMQEHVLDPLGMDETTFHPLRPEIWEKVKDRYVEVSYRAADGTLTEGPLITPLEPPVESGGSGLFTTAADYIKFLQALLQDTKGKGNLLKKETVDELFRPQLNDKQKEDEANILIGTGFAPEFDELTASEISWGLGGGINLVDLATGRKNGSMMWSGVVNPHWIMDPTTGITATLFVSVLPFGDPVPGRLFKELEAVIYGELLSEC; this comes from the exons ATGACATCCAGGCTCGACTCCATTCTTGAAAAGTATGTTGCCCAAGGCAACAACACGGCGAACAAGGTGTTGGGGGCATCACTGGTTGTCGCGAATGAAGATG AGGTGATTTACTTTGGCTCAGCAGGCCGCATTAAAATGGCCCCTGATGCTCCTGCATTTTCGACCGACTCTTTCAGCTTTGTCGCGTCTATGAccaaaatcatcaccatcatttGTGTCCTTCAAATCGTCGAGCGAGGTCTCATCGGACTGGAAGACGATATCCGCCCGCTGGTCCCTGAGCTGGCTTCGGCACAAATTCTGAAGGGTTTCGACGAAGAAAATGGTGGTGTCCCCATCTTGGTCGAAAATACAGTGCCCATTACGCTGAGACATCTCTTGACGCACACCATAGGCCAAGGATACGATGTTGGTGACCCAGATCTGTTGCGATGGTCCCAGTACATTGGGAGAACAGTCAATGCAACCACCTCGACGCGGGAAGGCTGGGACACGCCTCTCAAATTCGAACCAGGAACGGGTTGGTACTACGGCACTGCAATCGACTGGGCGGGATTTGCTCTTGAAGAGCTCACAGGAACAACACTTGGCGAATACATGCAGGAACACGTTCTCGATCCACTGGGAATGGACGAGACCACATTTCATCCGTTGAGACCGGAGATCTGGGAAAAGGTCAAGGACCGATACGTGGAAGTTTCTTATCGAGCTGCGGATGGTACACTAACCGAAGGACCACTCATCACACCGCTTGAACCGCCTGTTGAAAGTGGTGGCTCTGGACTGTTTACAACAGCTGCTGATTACATCAAATTCTTGCAAGCTTTGCTGCAGGACACAAAGGGCAAGGGTAACCTGCTGAAGAAAGAAACTGTTGACGAGCTTTTCCGGCCTCAGTTGAACGACAAAcagaaggaggacgaggcaAATATTTTGATCGGGACAGGTTTCGCACCGGAATTTGATGAGCTGACTGCCAGTGAGATAAGCTGGGGGCTGGGTGGCGGCATTAATTTGGTGGATCTGGCAACGGGAAGAAAGAATGGAAGCATGATGTGGTCTGGGGTGGTCAACCCGCATTGG ATTATGGACCCGACTACCGGAATCACTGCAACACTGTTTGTCAGTGTCTTGCCGTTTGGTGACCCAGTTCCAGGCAGGCTTttcaaggagctcgaggccgTCATATATGGCGAGCTGCTGTCGGAATGTTGA
- a CDS encoding hypothetical protein (EggNog:ENOG502GRR2; COG:U), which produces MSTTRSASKKLTESLSNPPKKANQPSKPFPPKTDDGHYIIVNGRKWRATDPLVPDNALAELKHFLAKGRSGARRQNKNDMQKLLLSRKTTGLAKLGLGERGKPEWWNDTDEGRKERWENALIQLRELHAESST; this is translated from the coding sequence ATGAGCACAACGAGATCCGCCAGTAAGAAACTGACAGAGAGCCTGTCTAACCCACCAAAGAAAGCCAACCAACCGTCAAAGCCATTCCCACCCAAAACCGACGACGGCCATTacatcatcgtcaacggCCGCAAATGGCGCGCGACAGATCCCCTGGTTCCCGATAACGCCCTGGCTGAACTAAAGCATTTTCTCGCAAAAGGGAGATCCGGTGCACGCCGACAGAATAAAAATGACATGCAAAAGCTGCTGTTATCGCGCAAAACAACCGGACTGGCCAAGCTCGGCCTTGGAGAACGCGGCAAGCCAGAATGGTGGAACGATACAGATGAGGGTCGCAAAGAAAGATGGGAGAATGCATTGATTCAACTCCGGGAGCTTCACGCCGAAAGTTCAACATGA
- a CDS encoding hypothetical protein (EggNog:ENOG503PXEY): MAAVRRSGSGTSTTSMRPPSLPSIPDLDYLDDISGLQFDGQDGEKEVVFLGAPADYLSLDERIAVAATRARARTVVTVASFPPARYASPPPTSSSRSSSTCFEKEATTTTPTIPYPVQRSKSQSTILQTRSPPFRVNTPDLSSQNRPKSVSCLGDLLYQSKALHASPGPSTSSSTSNSSTLESWTITYHAPIERLTTRYCLLGLPFPLCRRTEIEEGRILSITPNIHFTQTELLSEIASDKTHFTARTGKPPSMHAGDLDRRLRCLDWKVQDEIYDLLNDRTTSSSNAFKRREWKVVVMVAVEAGEIMTERGADEETRSSKTRGAGGKRRRLLDGAGARGLWLRNVLRKEKKMPKAAVTEYRLILRGRKIKASEQGWGYYNRYTRPSRGALGDNEKEKNKETGVKRRWSTMSSISTMTTRTGKSERYVDF, translated from the exons ATGGCGGCGGTAAGGAGATCCGGAAGTGggaccagcaccaccagcatgCGACCGCCGAGCCTACCCTCCATCCCCGATCTCGATTACCTCGATGACATATCCGGGCTACAATTCGACGGTCAAGAcggagaaaaagaagtcgTATTCCTCGGGGCACCAGCCGACTACCTCTCCCTTGATGAAAGGATAGCCGTGGCGGCAACACGAGCGCGGGCAAGAACGGTGGTAACAGTCGCTTCTTTCCCACCAGCACGATAcgcctccccacctccaacctcctcgtcaagatcatcatcaacatgtttcgaaaaagaagcaaccaccaccacccccaccatcccctaCCCAGTCCAACGAAGCAAATCCCAATCAACCATACTCCAAACCCGCTCCCCACCATTCAGAGTCAACACCCCTGATCTCTCCTCTCAAAACCGACCAAAAAGTGTTTCCTGCCTCGGGGACCTCCTCTATCAATCCAAAGCCCT CCACGCCTCTCCCGGCCCCTCCACTTCCAGCAGTACTTCAAACTCTTCCACCCTCGAATCCTGGACAATAACCTACCACGCCCCCATCGAGCGCCTAACCACCCGCTActgcctcctcggcctccccttccccctctgcCGACGCACCGAAATCGAAGAAGGCCGCATCCTGTCCATCACCCCAAACATCCACTTCACCCAAACCGAACTGTTGTCTGAAATCGCCTCCGACAAAACCCACTTCACCGCCCGCACCGgaaaacccccctccatgCATGCCGGCGATCTCGACCGTCGGCTCCGGTGCCTTGACTGGAAAGTCCAGGACGAAATCTATGATTTGCTCAACGACAGGACGACAAGCAGTAGTAACGCGTTCAAGAGAAGGGAATGGAAGGTTGTTGTCATGGTGGCAGTGGAAGCAGGGGAGATCATGACTGAACGGGGGGCTGATGAGGAGACCAGGTCGTCTAAAACAAGGGGTGCGGGGGGTaaaaggaggaggttgcttgATGGGGCCGGTGCCagagggttgtggttgaggaatgtgctgaggaaggagaaaaagatgcccaaggcggcggtgacggagTATAGGTTGATattgagggggagaaagATCAAGGCGAGTGAGCAGGGGTGGGGGTATTACAACCGGTATACCAGGCCTTCGAGGGGGGCACTGGGCGATAatgaaaaggagaagaacaaggAAACCGGGGTGAAGAGGCGGTGGTCGACTATGTCGAGTATTTCGAccatgacgacgaggacggggAAGAGTGAGCGGTATGTGGACTTTTGA
- a CDS encoding hypothetical protein (COG:P; COG:Q; EggNog:ENOG503NUVZ): MRTSPAIWLAACLLQANLVFSDLVGFGLHPFKIYCASACQWALQAYPLECSEKIPKGFLGWATTSSECKANDTAWLTTLAWCLHVKCRAHRMSELQAFWETDATRDMTNFGNTGTPVPPKWSYEESLQQITEPPRKMPVDTTTVLNFTALVPEIEYQAQLNTALGVTKEQETGAEYGVIILVTGFGIPIILTWLYHLPFTSGLLSKITPYLTQPSSIGTYSVRSLPFLLGNAPTIGQAAYIAIFFIINIVLMSVNYQSMQPHLYYPGESMEIKAYIFYRTGIAAYALLPLLILFASRNNVLLLWLTNWSHATYLLLHRWVARLFVLHALVHSFLALPIFLPQQAVVDSDYWAWGVAAAVLCVAILFASVLPLRRWSYEIFLVTHVVLSVILVVGLWYHVVLWIGLDSYGYETWIYAACAVWFFDRAARVGKVLKNGVRRSKVTDLGNGYIRVDIPRASFANDGPGLHVYAYFPTLSLWRPWENHPFSIVPTSLMSRVERQRPEQSSGSSSPTAKESGVHIKVHDVEKHHGFRNTASAPLETGITLLIKKSMGITKHLNATDGLLTLMDGPYHNTSTREIRHCDRLLLIGGGIGITSLLPWIASHPNIKLFWSVKESARCLVEEVQGVLSEIEKDVRVGRRLDISRLLEQEADVGYCNIGVVVSGPGGLCDDVRAAVVAVGKKGSTSFELDVDAYSW; encoded by the exons ATGCGAACTTCCCCTGCCATCTGGCTAGCAGCATGCCTGCTCCAAGCCAACCTTGTCTTCTCCGACCTAGTCGGCTTCGGCCTTCACCCTTTCAAAATCTACTGCGCCTCCGCATGCCAGTGGGCACTCCAAGCTTATCCCCTAGAATGCTCTGAAAAGATCCCAAAGGGCTTCCTCGGGTGGGCAACCACGAGCTCAGAGTGCAAAGCCAATGACACAGCCTGGCTCACCACGCTGGCCTGGTGTCTGCATGTCAAGTGTAGAGCCCATCGCATGTCGGAATTGCAAGCGTTCTGGGAGACTGATGCTACACGCGATATGACAAATTTTGGCAACACGGGTACGCCGGTACCGCCTAAGTGGTCATACGAGGAATCCTTGCAGCAAATCACTGAGCCACCGAGGAAAATGCCAGTGGATACCACGACGGTGCTCAACTTTACCGCCTTGGTTCCGGAGATCGAGTATCAAGCCCAGTTGAATACCGCTTTGGGTGTGacgaaggagcaggagacaGGCGCGGAATATGG cgtcatcatcctcgtcactGGCTTCGGCATACCCATCATCCTGACCTGGCtctaccacctcccctttaCCTCTGGCCTCTTGTCCAAGATCACCCCATACTTgacccaacccagcagcaTCGGCACTTATTCCGTTCGCTCCTTGccattcctcctcggcaatgCCCCAACCATTGGCCAAGCAGCATACatcgccatcttcttcatcatcaacataGTCCTCATGTCAGTCAACTATCAGTCCATGCAACCACACCTCTACTACCCCGGCGAGAGTATGGAGATCAAAGCGTACATCTTTTACCGCACAGGAATAGCAGCTTatgctctcctcccccttctcatcctgTTCGCGTCAAGGAACAACGTTTTGTTGCTTTGGTTGACGAACTGGTCTCACGCTACGTATCTGCTTCTTCATCGCTGGGTAGCAAGACTGTTTGTCCTCCATGCTTTGGTGCACAGTTTCCTGGCACTGCCAATCTTCCTGCCACAGCAAGCAGTGGTTGACTCTGACTATTGGGCCTGGGGCGTTGCGGCTGCTGTTCTTTGTGTTGCCATTCTCTTTGCGAGTGTTCTGCCTCTGAGAAGATGGTCATATGAGATATTCTTAGTGACGCACGTTGTCTTGTCGGTTATTCTCGTTGTTGGGCTTTGGTATCACGTTGTTCTTTGGATTGGGCTGGACTCCTACGGCTATGAGACCTGGATTTATGCCGCCTGTGCAGTTTGGTTCTTTGACAGAGCAGCGAGGGTAGGGAAGGTGTTGAAAAACGGGGTTCGCAGAAGCAAGGTGACTGACTTGGGGAATGGGTACATCCGGGTTGACATACCCCGAGCGTCGTTTGCCAATGATGGGCCTGGGCTGCATGTTTACGCTTATTTTCCCACTTTGAGTCTCTGGCGGCCGTGGGAGAACCACCCGTTTTCAATCGTTCCAACAAGCCTGATGTCCCGGGTTGAAAGGCAACGACCAGAGCAGTcaagcggcagcagcagtccgACAGCGAAAGAGTCAGGTGTTCACATCAAGGTTCACGATGTTGAGAAACACCACGGCTTTAGGAATACCGCGTCTGCGCCTCTCGAAACGGGGATCACCCTGCTCATCAAGAAGTCCATGGGGATTACCAAGCACCTGAATGCCACCGATGGGCTTTTGACTCTCATGGATGGCCCGTATCACAATACTTCTACCAGGGAGATTCGCCACTGCGATAGGCTGCTTCTCATTGGAGGTGGGATTGGCATCACCAGTCTGCTTCCGTGGATTGCCAGCCATCCGAACATCAAATTATTTTGGAGTGTCAAAGAATCGGCGAGGTGTCTGGTCGAGGAAGTTCAAGGTGTGTTGAGCGAGATCGAGAAAGATGTTCGAGTCGGAAGGAGACTGGACATTTCTCGGCTGTTAGAGCAAGAAGCCGACGTTGGATACTGCAACATCGGCGTCGTGGTCTCTGGACCGGGTGGGCTCTGTGATGATGTCAGGGCAGCTGTGGTAGCGGTTGGAAAGAAAGGGTCCACGAGTTTTGAGCTTGACGTGGACGCGTATTCGTGGTAG
- a CDS encoding hypothetical protein (EggNog:ENOG503Q4X5) — protein MEFRRYFEDCIIGNEIPKTHGSKSNSFLRLRRPRCYSAKTRKLAFDEQSYPKMLGATITHECWRWLVWNWAPFYIDQLCVHPPYTVHADPIKKQEENQRVSKLNAIAYVRATHGILANPPGGRGEWTMVELRILGSRALHLPDNFGDPTALLKLGPGYSTEPLDCLI, from the exons ATGGAATTCCGCCGCTATTTCGAAGATTGTATCATCGGAAACGAAATTCCAAAAACACATGGCTCGAAGAGCAACTCGTTCTTACGATTGCGCAGGCCACGATGCTACAGTGCCAAGACAAGAAAATTGGCCTTTGACGAGCAGTCATATCCCAAGATGCTAGGAGCCACCATCACGCATGAgtgttggcggtggctgGTCTGGAACTGGGCGCCCTTTTACATTGATCAGCTGTGTGTGCATCCGCCATACACCGTTCACGCTGATCCAATCAAGAAGCAAGAAGAGAACCAACGAGTTTCGAAGCTTAACGCAATTGCGTACGTCAGAGCCACTCATGGAATCCTAGCCAATCCGCCAGGCGGTAGGGGGGAATGGACTATGGTCGAGCTGCGTATTCTTGGAAGCCGCGCTCTTCACCTACCGGATAACTTTGGAGATCCTACCGCATTGCTCAAACTTGGCCCAGGATAT TCCACTGAGCCGCTAGACTGCTTGATATGA
- a CDS encoding hypothetical protein (EggNog:ENOG502SEAM; COG:S), translating to MGYLLRYILLVTLIASSAVLSLPQSPAPSKASADGQCGGEFTCGNTEEHCGPGCNPAFGLCDIPASSTFRTVTQQPATSCQKTETVFRTSITNVTQTVNKTEIVERTVLLFSTSTVLQTSTILQTNTIAASTMATVTNSDGFRTTSYNSHSHSDTDGNDYRSWKPRYRAGDKDCNYDCDDNEDGGEPGHQDWNDNCYCYQNSDRYQADHGDCDENYYYYRKNHAQENNPDEDKDENKEWRRDN from the exons ATGGGCTACCTACTCCGTTATATCCTTCTCGTGACACTCATAGCCTCAAGCGCCGTCTTATCCCTTCCACAGTCACCGGCACCATCCAAAGCCAGCGCCGACGGCCAGTGTGGTGGAGAATTCAC GTGTGGTAATACGGAAGAGCACTGCGGTCCTGGCTGCAACCCCGCCTTCGGTCTCTGCGACATCCCGGCGTCGTCAACCTTCCGCACCGTTACCCAGcaaccagcaacatcatGCCAAAAAACGGAGACCGTCTTCCGCACTAGTATCACCAACGTGACCCAGACGGTCAATAAAACCGAGATTGTCGAGAGGACcgtcttgctcttctccaCTAGCACCGTTCTCCAGACCAGCACCATCTTGCAGACCAACACCATTGCCGCGAGCACCATGGCAACTGTGACT AACAGTGACGGTTTCCGTACTACTTCCTacaacagccacagccacagcGATACGGACGGTAACGACTATCGTAGCTGGAAGCCCCGTTACCGTGCCGGTGACAAGGACTGCAACTACGACTGCGACGACAACGAGGACGGTGGAGAGCCCGGTCACCAGGATTGGAACGATAACTGCTACTGTTACCAGAACAGCGACCGATATCAGGCAGACCACGGCGACTGTGACGAGAATTATTACTACTACCGCAAGAACCACGCGCAGGAGAATAACCCGGACGAGGACAAGGACGAGAACAAGGAATGGAGAAGAGATAAttga
- a CDS encoding hypothetical protein (COG:Z; EggNog:ENOG50KOG0509) has product MDNTWDMASSAPTSVMSERTKSRIKSFLFLIPSTKQIEYVLSFHCQRGSASAVKAISSHVTTPNKPLKHCQLFHPLIHAIKGGTSRHNKCVRELLVGRVNPNHRSKKSGLTPLQIALDRPNFKGYANLIWLLFTSEPRKLDPNGTDLRGEVPLFRFFLGADEEPLEAHKRGGLIMLLKAGADPNRQQPGTGNSLLHLAVRRKDAVVTAILLHVGVDVNAMNLSGTSPLQITAAQFHQPQGGEEVLDHLLKNGAKVDQPAGALRRTTLHWAVRAGNTTAIRRLLDGGANVTTKDKEQRDAIALAVKHTNKVFVSKTVLGVGDHRLGEAVTEVEAGDHIEIMQGLMGKAPDDYHIKGFLHQGTYAI; this is encoded by the coding sequence ATGGATAATACCTGGGACATGGCATCCAGTGCGCCAACATCAGTCATGTCCGAACGGACCAAATCCCGAATCAAGAGTTTTCTGTTTCTCATTCCGTCTACGAAACAAATTGAGTACGTCTTAAGTTTCCACTGCCAAAGAGGATCAGCTTCGGCTGTGAAAGCCATCTCATCCCATGTAACAACTCCTAACAAACCCCTCAAGCACTGCCAACTCTTCCATCCTTTGATTCACGCCATAAAGGGTGGCACCTCGAGGCACAACAAATGCGTTCGGGAGCTTCTGGTAGGAAGAGTCAACCCGAACCACCGGTCAAAGAAAAGCGGTTTGACACCACTTCAAATCGCACTCGACCGCCCAAACTTCAAGGGCTACGCCAACCTCATCTGGTTGCTTTTCACCAGCGAGCCCCGCAAACTTGATCCCAACGGGACAGACCTTCGAGGTGAGGTCCCTCTGTTCAGATTTTTCCTGGGCGCAGATGAGGAACCACTGGAGGCTCATAAGCGGGGTGGTTTGATCATGCTTCTGAAAGCTGGCGCTGACCCCAACCGCCAACAACCCGGTACTGGTAATTCACTCCTTCATCTTGCCGTCAGAAGAAAGGATGCTGTCGTTACGGCGATCCTCCTTCatgttggcgttgatgtcAACGCCATGAACCTTTCTGGCACCTCACCGCTTCAAATCACGGCCGCCCAGTTCCACCAGCCAcaaggtggtgaagaggtcCTCGATCATCTGCTCAAGAACGGGGCAAAGGTTGATCAACCGGCCGGAGCACTGCGGCGAACAACGCTGCACTGGGCGGTAAGAGCTGGGAATACGACGGCCATCCGCAGGTTGCTGGATGGAGGGGCGAATGTGACTACTAAGGATAAGGAGCAGAGGGATGCGATTGCTTTGGCGGTTAAACACACCAACAAAGTCTTTGTTTCAAAAACTGTGCTCGGAGTTGGTGATCACAGACTCGGAGAGGCAGTCACAGAGGTCGAGGCGGGTGATCACATTGAGATTATGCAAGGTTTGATGGGCAAGGCACCAGATGATTACCACATCAAAGGATTTTTGCATCAAGGGACATACGCTATTTAG
- a CDS encoding hypothetical protein (COG:S; EggNog:ENOG503P113), which produces MFEKWSSEVRICFASRHYPEISIKTGPQLVLENKREHSEDISHYINAHLKIDTSPQAKEIGAEVLVKWSYIFLWVALVVPILNKGMIVDGWKHSSPD; this is translated from the exons ATGTTCGAGAAATG GTCAAGCGAAGTCCGCATTTGCTTTGCGAGCCGTCATTACCCAGAGATCAGCATCAAGACAGGTCCCCAGCTTGTTTTAGAAAACAAACGAGAACACAGCGAGGACATCAGCCATTACATCAACGCCCACCTCAAGATTGACACCTCACCACAAGCCAAAGAGATCGGCGCCGAAGTCCTGGTCAAGTGGTCATACATTTTTCTCTGGGTTGCTCTCGTAGTCCCTATCCTAAACAAGGGTATGATCGTGGACGGATGGAAGCACTCCAGTCCCGATTGA
- a CDS encoding hypothetical protein (EggNog:ENOG503NYEK; COG:S): MKEFDQSRFDTLKRWAQDYGAALHPSLEVYEDDVTGYSLRVKPSANEALAPGFCAVACHVAITLSYINALIDGPVSRAPQNKEQRPAFPPQFMSSNPPHVIGRFFLVKEYLKEKDSYWWPYISTLPQPDRVETWALPAVWPEDDIECLEETNAHVAVREIQANIKKEYKHARKLLKEVDFPGWQEYTQLLYKWAFCIFTSRSFRPSLILSQQTQDHVLGLTPHGTKVDDFSILQPLLDIGNHDPTSQYQWNLEVDGTCQLICNNAYQPGQQVFNNYGLKSNSELLLGYGFVLPVTDTLHNDYVHVKSRRPPSTLQKNELQDFLISLRPFSDPSSVAGRSRVFSQQDTRLNSLPGLSRIEPGLIRDLASAVATSAGELAALQHWAQGTEESIPTELHELLERIQQTIGAKVQFDYQRFKSIEIESADNQNQELAVRYRNQYEAVLEAAMDELSRALVPNHLEKLVKGEQ; this comes from the coding sequence ATGAAGGAATTCGACCAAAGCCGTTTTGACACTTTGAAGAGATGGGCTCAAGATTACGGAGCCGCACTACACCCTTCGTTGGAAGTTTACGAAGACGATGTCACAGGATATTCGTTACGGGTCAAACCCTCCGCAAATGAGGCCCTGGCGCCAGGGTTTTGCGCTGTCGCCTGCCATGTTGCGATAACACTCTCATACATCAACGCCTTGATTGATGGACCCGTCAGCAGGGCACCACAAAACAAAGAGCAACGGCCGGCGTTCCCACCGCAGTTCATGTCATCCAACCCACCGCATGTTATTGGTCGCTTTTTCCTGGTGAAGGAGTACTTGAAAGAGAAAGACTCATATTGGTGGCCATACATCTCGACCCTTCCGCAGCCCGATCGCGTCGAGACCTGGGCCCTACCAGCTGTCTGGCCCGAAGACGACATTGAATGTCTCGAGGAGACAAACGCTCATGTCGCCGTCCGCGAGATCCAAGccaacatcaagaaggagTACAAGCACGCCAGAAAGCTTCTGAAGGAAGTAGATTTCCCGGGGTGGCAGGAATACACCCAGCTGCTCTACAAGTGGGCCTTTTGCATCTTTACCAGTCGGAGTTTTCGTCCGTCTTTGATCCTGTCGCAACAAACACAAGACCACGTCTTGGGTCTCACGCCTCATGGCACAAAAGTCGACGACTTCTCCATCTTGCAGCCGCTTCTTGATATCGGCAACCATGATCCGACCTCCCAATATCAGTGGAATCTTGAAGTGGATGGTACTTGCCAGCTGATTTGCAATAATGCTTATCAGCCAGGTCAGCAAGTCTTCAACAACTACGGCCTCAAAAGCAACAGCGAGTTGCTGCTTGGTTATGGGTTCGTTCTGCCGGTTACAGACACCCTTCACAACGACTATGTTCATGTCAAAAGCCGAAGGCCGCCTTCGACATTGCAGAAGAACGAACTGCAGGACTTTCTTATTTCCTTACGACCGTTCAGCGATCCTAGCTCCGTTGCGGGAAGATCAAGGGTGTTTTCTCAGCAAGATACCCGTCTGAATTCTTTGCCAGGGCTCTCAAGAATCGAACCGGGGCTTATCCGCGACCTTGCTTCTGCTGTAGCAACATCTGCTGGCGAACTTGCTGCACTTCAACACTGGGCTCAAGGCACGGAGGAGAGTATTCCGACTGAGCTTCACGAGCTCCTCGAGAGGATTCAACAGACGATCGGTGCCAAGGTCCAGTTTGATTACCAACGCTTTAAGAGCATCGAGATTGAAAGTGCCGACAATCAGAACCAGGAGCTGGCTGTGAGATATCGGAATCAGTACGAAGCGGTGTTGGAGGCTGCCATGGATGAACT